The following coding sequences are from one Neurospora crassa OR74A linkage group I, whole genome shotgun sequence window:
- a CDS encoding Drp1p, translating into MSSSPTFKDKDEDLEAQVPLNPQPSNPTVRTEQEVSGTTKLLYLAVYFLCNISLTIYNKLILGKFSYPWLLTALHAGSASIGCYILLLQGRFTLTKLSLQQNIVLFLFSILFTVNIATSNVSLAMVSIPFHQIMRSTCPFFAVLIYRFRYGRSYPRDTYLSLIPLILGVGLATYGDYYFTAAGFLLTFLGVILAVVKTVATNRIMTGALALSPLETLLRMSPLACAQALVCAIASGELAGFKEQNPEGPSGALILTLAGNGLLAFCLNYSSFSTNKVAGAVTMTVCGNIKQCLTILLGIVLFGVKVGFLNGLGMVIALAGAAWYSVVELRSKTQKGGR; encoded by the exons ATGTCTAGCAGCCCGACTTTCAAAGACAAGGACGAGGATCTGGAGGCCCAGGTTCCTCTCAACCCACAGCCTTCCAATCCCACGGTCAGGACCGAACAAGAAGTCTCAGGCACGACAAAGCTACTATACTTGGCCGTCTACTTTCTATGTAATATTTCATTAACGATTTACAACAAGCTCATCTTGGGCAAG ttCTCCTACCCATGGCTTCTCACGGCCCTCCACGCCGGCTCGGCGTCTATAGGCTGCtacatcctccttctccaaggcCGATTTACCCTCACGAAGCTCAGCCTCCAGCAAAAtatcgtcctcttcctcttctccatcctcttcaccGTCAACATCGCCACCTCCAACGTCTCTCTCGCCATGGTCTCCATCCCCTTCCACCAGATTATGCGATCGACCTGTCCCTTTTTCGCCGTGCTCATCTACCGCTTCCGGTACGGCCGCTCCTACCCGCGGGACACCTACCTCTCTCTGATCCCGCTCATCCTGGGCGTCGGTCTCGCCACTTATGGCGATTACTACTTCACCGCCGCGGGTTTCCTCCTCACTTTCCTGGGCGTCATCCTGGCCGTCGTCAAGACCGTCGCCACCAATCGGATCATGACCGGCGCCTTAGCTTTGTCGCCCCTCGAAACGCTGCTGCGCATGAGTCCCCTAGCTTGCGCGCAGGCGCTGGTCTGCGCTATTGCTAGCGGTGAGCTGGCTGGGTTTAAGGAGCAGAACCCCGAGGGCCCGTCGGGGGCGTTGATCCTCACGCTGGCGGGCAATGGGCTGTTGGCGTTTTGCCTGAATTATAGCTCGTTTTCGACGAACAAGGTGGCGGGCGCGGTGACGATGACGGTGTGCGGAAATATCAAGCAGTGTTTGACCATCTTGCTGGGTATTGTGTTGTTTGGTGTCAAGGTGGGATTCTTGAATGGTTTGGGTATGGTGATTGCATTGGCGGGCGCGGCGTGGTATAGTGTTGTTGAACTGAGGAGTAAGACGCAGAAAGGTGGGAGGTAA
- a CDS encoding acyl-CoA dehydrogenase translates to MPTFIKSAARSARWLPRITPRSTASGHNAFSTSAHRQLMAMAGFTESQLMVRDAVTKICSNFPNTYWQQHDQMEEYPKQFHAALAQDGWLGIALPEALGGAGLGISEATMMMQTIAESGAGMAGAQSIHANVYATQPLAKFGTPEQLEETIPNIISGKLRVCFGVTEPNAGLDTLRLETLAKKQDDGSYSVSGQKIWITCAQVADKMLLLARTTALDEVKKPSEGLSLFCIDLNRGDHRLKVSKIKKMGGRAVDANEVFFENYPIPGESLIGKEGQGFKIILHGMNAERCLLAGEALGLGYAALGKAAAYARERVVFQRPIGQNQGIAHPLADVYMRLEAAKHATYHAARLYDASKTDGSIRQEEVGVACNSAKYLAAEAAFAACERAVLTHGGMGYAVEYDVERYFRECLVPRIAPVSREMILNYISEKVLDLPRSY, encoded by the coding sequence ATGCCGACCTTCATCAAAAGTGCGGCGCGCTCCGCCCGCTGGCTCCCGCGCATAACGCCACGATCGACAGCGAGTGGACACAATGCCTTTTCGACTTCAGCACATCGCCAATTAATGGCCATGGCTGGGTTTACAGAATCCCAGCTCATGGTACGAGATGCTGTGACGAAAATATGCTCCAATTTCCCAAATACATATTGGCAGCAACATGACCAGATGGAGGAGTATCCCAAGCAGTTCCACGCTGCTCTCGCGCAAGACGGATGGCTCGGTATTGCCCTACCAGAGGCGCTCGGAGGAGCCGGACTTGGTATTTCCGAAGCGACCATGATGATGCAGACAATTGCCGAGTCAGGGGCAGGTATGGCGGGCGCGCAGTCCATTCATGCCAACGTCTATGCCACCCAACCGCTCGCAAAGTTCGGAACGCCGGAACAACTTGAAGAGACCATTCCGAACATCATCTCAGGAAAGCTCCGCGTCTGCTTTGGGGTGACCGAGCCTAACGCCGGTCTTGACACGCTGCGCCTAGAGACACTCGCCAAGAAGCAAGATGATGGTTCATACTCGGTATCGGGACAAAAGATCTGGATAACGTGTGCCCAGGTGGCGGACAAGATGCTGCTTCTGGCGCGAACCACGGCGCTTGATGAGGTGAAGAAGCCGAGTGAGGGACTGTCTCTGTTCTGCATCGATCTGAACAGAGGAGACCACCGGTTGAAAGTGAGcaagatcaagaagatggGCGGACGCGCTGTTGATGCCAATGAAGTCTTTTTCGAGAACTACCCGATCCCTGGCGAATCTCTCATCGGAAAGGAGGGGCAAGGATTTAAGATCATTCTTCACGGCATGAACGCAGAACGTTGTCTTCTCGCGGGCGAGGCACTTGGACTAGGATACGCGGCGCTGGGCAAGGCGGCTGCGTATGCTCGAGAGCGCGTGGTTTTCCAGCGACCGATTGGGCAGAACCAAGGCATCGCTCACCCTTTGGCGGATGTGTATATGAGGCTCGAGGCGGCGAAGCATGCGACATACCATGCCGCCAGGTTGTACGATGCGAGCAAGACAGATGGCTCCATTCGACAGGAGGAAGTCGGAGTGGCTTGCAATAGCGCCAAATATTTGGCGGCGGAGGCAGCCTTTGCGGCCTGCGAAAGAGCCGTACTAACCCACGGCGGGATGGGATACGCTGTCGAATACGATGTCGAGCGATACTTTAGGGAGTGTTTGGTACCCAGAATCGCTCCGGTCAGCCGGGAGATGATTCTCAACTACATCTCCGAGAAGGTACTCGACTTGCCGAGAAGTTACTAA